In Promicromonospora sp. Populi, one genomic interval encodes:
- a CDS encoding aldehyde dehydrogenase (NADP(+)), producing the protein MTTTHLTGHSIVEGQPLAGTAGTVAGQDPATAQALEPVYSLLDDTQVAQATAAAREAFPSFSALAPEPHAQFLEQIAANIDALGPDVVARAMRETGLPAARLTGEVARTTGQLRLFAQVVRQGDHRGVRIDPAQPDRTSLPRTDIRQRKVPLGPVAVFGASNFPLAFSTAGGDTASALAAGCPVVVKAHNAHPGTAELVGRAVADAVAQCGLHPGVFSLVYGPGNAVGQALVTDPAIQAVGFTGSRGGGLALVAAAAARPVPIPIYAEMSSINPTILLDGALAGDVDALATAYLTSVTGSSGQLCTAPGLVLVPDGARGDAFVEAAGRAAAAAAGQTMLTAGIAQAWQQGVDELAAQDGVRLVGAGKPGDTQNAPAPAVFASAVPNLLSNPVLGAEIFGAASLVIRYADADELLSAVEQLEGQLTVTLHLTEADRETAAALLPVLERTAGRILANGWPTGVEVGHAMVHGGPFPATSDSRTTSVGTLAIERFLRPVAYQNLPEYLLPEPVRSDNPWHLTRRVDGVLQ; encoded by the coding sequence ATGACCACCACGCACCTCACCGGCCACTCGATCGTCGAGGGCCAGCCCCTCGCGGGCACCGCCGGCACCGTCGCCGGGCAGGACCCCGCGACCGCCCAGGCGCTCGAACCCGTCTACTCCCTCCTCGACGACACGCAGGTCGCCCAGGCGACGGCTGCCGCGCGCGAGGCATTCCCGAGCTTCTCCGCGCTCGCCCCCGAACCCCACGCCCAGTTCCTGGAGCAGATAGCGGCAAACATCGACGCCCTGGGGCCCGACGTCGTCGCGCGGGCCATGCGCGAGACAGGTCTCCCGGCGGCCCGCCTCACGGGTGAGGTCGCCCGCACCACCGGCCAGCTCCGCCTGTTCGCGCAGGTGGTCCGCCAGGGCGACCACCGCGGCGTGCGGATCGACCCCGCCCAGCCCGACCGCACTTCCCTGCCCCGCACCGACATCCGGCAGCGCAAGGTGCCGCTCGGCCCTGTTGCCGTGTTCGGCGCGAGCAACTTCCCGCTCGCCTTCTCCACCGCAGGCGGCGACACCGCCTCGGCGCTCGCGGCCGGCTGCCCCGTGGTGGTCAAGGCGCACAACGCGCACCCCGGCACCGCCGAGCTCGTGGGCCGCGCGGTGGCCGACGCCGTCGCGCAGTGCGGCCTGCACCCGGGCGTGTTCTCCCTGGTCTACGGGCCGGGGAACGCCGTAGGCCAGGCCCTGGTGACCGACCCCGCGATCCAGGCCGTCGGCTTCACCGGCTCCCGCGGCGGCGGCCTCGCGCTCGTCGCCGCGGCCGCGGCCCGCCCCGTGCCCATCCCCATCTACGCGGAGATGAGCTCGATCAACCCGACGATCCTGCTCGACGGCGCCCTGGCCGGCGACGTCGACGCCCTGGCCACCGCGTACCTGACGTCGGTGACCGGCTCGTCGGGCCAGCTCTGCACCGCGCCCGGCCTCGTTCTTGTGCCCGACGGCGCGCGGGGGGACGCCTTCGTCGAGGCGGCCGGACGCGCCGCGGCGGCCGCCGCCGGGCAGACGATGCTCACCGCGGGTATCGCGCAGGCCTGGCAGCAGGGGGTCGACGAGCTGGCCGCCCAGGACGGCGTGCGGCTGGTCGGGGCCGGCAAGCCCGGCGACACCCAGAACGCCCCGGCGCCCGCGGTGTTCGCGAGCGCGGTGCCGAACCTGCTGAGCAATCCGGTGCTGGGGGCCGAGATCTTCGGCGCCGCGTCGCTCGTGATCCGGTACGCGGACGCCGACGAGCTGCTCTCCGCCGTCGAACAGCTGGAAGGGCAGCTCACCGTGACGCTGCACCTGACCGAGGCCGACCGCGAGACCGCCGCGGCGCTGCTGCCCGTCCTGGAGCGCACCGCCGGCCGCATCCTCGCGAACGGCTGGCCCACCGGCGTCGAGGTGGGGCACGCGATGGTCCACGGCGGGCCGTTCCCCGCGACGTCGGACAGCCGCACCACCTCGGTGGGGACGCTCGCGATCGAGCGATTCCTGCGCCCCGTGGCCTACCAGAACCTGCCGGAGTACCTGCTGCCCGAGCCGGTCCGCTCCGACAACCCGTGGCACCTGACGCGGCGGGTGGACGGGGTGCTCCAGTGA